Proteins encoded by one window of Melanotaenia boesemani isolate fMelBoe1 chromosome 10, fMelBoe1.pri, whole genome shotgun sequence:
- the tmem231 gene encoding transmembrane protein 231 — translation MAFYEVYSHPAVIRYKTSVCTKATLFLVVVLCLTYIPPLLVAYRSQGFWIKRSTYEEQPAVRFQYQVLLVAGTSTQGDIVAWSTFAHLNNMLGMKLRIPAVSVREEDWNQDGKLDVFRFQLQLPLKPDEEVYSVQLLLTFSYQLFRMSTVVMQSLALVQHSSPVPGAKLLISGDLRLQQRTPLPHRGLYNIYNVSLVDDSSPFASAYDLDNIVRSYQERNLTTVLSCPTPVWTVGRAAGSPFELNLDIRYPVEVISYRPGFWETIKFAWIQYVSILLIFLWVFERIQRFVFQNQVLTTVPIPVGKPHLS, via the exons ATGGCtttttatgaagtttactcTCACCCGGCGGTGATTCGGTACAAAACCAGCGTGTGTACAAAGGCCACCTTGTTCCTGGTGGTGGTTTTATGCCTGACCTACATCCCACCTCTGCTAGTTGCCTACAGGAGCCAAG GTTTCTGGATAAAACGAAGCACTTATGAAGAACAGCCAGCCGTGAGGTTCCAGTACCAGGTCTTACTGGTGGCTGGGACCAGTACTCAAGGAGATATTGTGGCCTGGAGCACCTTCGCCCATCTTAACAACATGCTTGGGATGAAGCTACGGATTCCTGCCGTCTCT GTGAGAGAGGAAGACTGGAACCAGGATGGGAAGTTGGATGTTTTCAGGTTTCAGCTTCAGCTTCCACTGAAACCTGATGAGGAGGTTTACAGCGTTCAGCTGCTGCTCACCTTCAGCTACCAGCTCTTT CGAATGTCCACAGTAGTGATGCAGAGTCTGGCTCTGGTGCAGCACTCCTCTCCTGTACCCGGAGCAAAGCTGCTGATCAGCGGAGACCTGAGGCTGCAACAGAGGACGCCTCTGCCTCACCGCGGACTCTACAACATTTACAAC GTGTCGCTGGTGGACGACTCCAGCCCCTTTGCAAGCGCCTACGACCTGGACAACATAGTTAGAAGCTACCAGGAGAGAAACT TGACGACGGTACTTTCCTGTCCAACGCCAGTCTGGACTGTGGGAAGAGCTGCCGGTTCCCCGTTTGAGCTCAACCTTGACATCCGTTACCCTGTCGAGGTCATCAG TTACCGTCCAGGCTTCTGGGAAACCATCAAGTTCGCCTGGATTCAGTACGTCAgcatcctcctcatcttcctctggGTCTTTGAACGCATCCAGAGATTTGTTTTTCAGAACCAGGTTCTAACAACCGTACCCATACCGGTGGGAAAACCTCATCTATCATGA
- the chst6 gene encoding carbohydrate sulfotransferase 6: MAPRCRVNVSAVFFLVVLQGAAVVLFCSWYVQLSPCDLPPPNSKVHVLLLSSWRSGSSFLGQVFSQHPSVFYLMEPGWHVWTNLQKPGARVLRMAVRDLVRSIFQCDFSVMDAYLPEDHNVSSLFMWSHSRALCSPPACPLTLRDQFSNQTQCAQKCDARGLQNVEEACTTYSHVVLKEVRFFELESLYPLLQDPNLDLRIIHLVRDPRAVMRSREESATAFERDNAIVLEQRSTRAPEVQFQVMQEICRSHVRINERAILKPPPFLKSRYKMVRYEDVVRNPLKEINAIYEFVSLKMTTQLEDWIYMVTHGKGKGSKKEAFQITSRNAADVSQAWRTMLPHNKVKRVQELCKGAMSLLGYRTVNSEKEQKRLDIDLLVPQEPYQFSWVPAKTQQQELKQETRRV; this comes from the coding sequence ATGGCCCCCCGCTGCAGAGTCAACGTCAGTGCTGTGTTTTTCCTGGTGGTCCTGCAGGGGGCAGCAGTCGTCCTGTTCTGCAGCTGGTACGTTCAGCTCAGTCCCTGTGACCTTCCTCCTCCCAACAGCAAAGTTCACGTTCTTCTTCTGTCATCGTGGCGATCAGGCTCATCCTTCCTGGGTCAGGTCTTTAGTCAGCACCCATCTGTTTTCTACCTCATGGAACCAGGCTGGCATGTGTGGACCAACCTCCAGAAACCTGGAGCACGGGTTCTGCGTATGGCTGTGAGGGACCTGGTGCGAAGCATATTCCAGTGTGATTTCTCAGTGATGGATGCCTACCTGCCTGAGGACCACAACGTGTCCTCCTTGTTTATGTGGAGTCACAGTCGAGCGCTGTGCTCGCCGCCGGCCTGTCCTCTCACGCTACGAGACCAGTTCAGCAACCAGACTCAGTGCGCCCAGAAATGTGATGCTCGAGGGCTGCAGAACGTGGAGGAGGCCTGCACCACCTACAGTCATGTGGTGTTAAAGGAGGTACGGTTTTTTGAGCTGGAATCTCTTTACCCCCTTCTGCAGGACCCAAACCTGGATCTCCGCATCATCCATCTGGTCCGAGACCCTCGGGCCGTGATGCGATCTAGAGAAGAGTCAGCCACAGCCTTTGAGAGAGATAACGCTATCGTTCTGGAGCAGAGAAGTACTCGAGCACCCGAGGTTCAGTTTCAGGTCATGCAGGAAATCTGTCGAAGCCACGTGCGCATCAATGAGAGGGCCATCCTGAAGCCGCCTCCGTTCCTAAAGAGCCGCTACAAAATGGTTCGCTACGAGGACGTAGTGCGCAACCCGCTTAAGGAGATAAATGCTATTTATGAGTTTGTAAGTTTAAAGATGACTACACAGCTGGAGGATTGGATCTACATGGTGACCCACGGAAAGGGCAAAGGCTCCAAGAAGGAAGCTTTTCAGATCACCTCTCGCAACGCTGCTGACGTCTCCCAGGCGTGGCGCACCATGCTGCCTCACAACAAGGTCAAACGTGTCCAGGAGCTCTGTAAAGGAGCCATGTCGCTGCTCGGCTACAGGACAGTTAACAGCGAAAAAGAGCAGAAGAGACTTGACATAGATCTGCTGGTGCCTCAGGAGCCGTATCAGTTCAGCTGGGTTCCAgctaaaacacagcagcaagaGTTAAAACAAGAGACGAGGCGCGTGTGA